A single window of Bos javanicus breed banteng chromosome 19, ARS-OSU_banteng_1.0, whole genome shotgun sequence DNA harbors:
- the ARMC7 gene encoding armadillo repeat-containing protein 7 isoform X1, giving the protein MAQKPKVDPHVGRLGYLQALVTEFQQTQSQDAKEQVLANLANFAYDPGNYQYLRQLQVLDLFLDSLSEENETLVEFAIGGLCNLCADRANREHILQAGGVPLIVNCLSSPSEETVLSAVTALMGLGSPGARPHPELTARPVVQCMLRFSLSASTRLRNLAQIFLEDFCSPSQVAEARSWRADAALGIPLPRTEGPQQP; this is encoded by the exons ATGGCCCAGAAGCCGAAGGTAGACCCCCACGTCGGTCGGCTGGGGTACCTGCAGGCGCTGGTCACGGAATTCCAGCAGACGCAGAGCCAAG ACGCCAAGGAGCAAGTGCTGGCCAACCTCGCCAACTTCGCCTATGACCCCGGTAACTACCAGTATCTGCGGCAACTGCAGGTCTTGGATTTATTCCTCGATTCGCTGTCGGAAGAGAATGAGACCCTGGTGGAGTTTGCTATTG GCGGCCTCTGCAACCTGTGCGCCGACAGGGCCAACAGGGAACACATCCTGCAGGCGGGGGGCGTCCCCCTCATCGTCAACTGCCTGTCCAGCCCCAGCGAGGAGACCGTGCTGTCCGCCGTGACCGCGCTCATGGGCCTGGGCTCGCCTGGCGCGCGCCCCCACCCCGAGCTGACAGCCCGGCCCGTGGTCCAGTGCATGCTGCGCTTCTCCCTGTCAGCCAGCACCCGGCTCCGAAACCTGGCCCAGATCTTCCTGGAAGACTTCTGCTCCCCCAGCCAGGTGGCCGAGGCCCGCAGCTGGCGAGCGGATGCCGCCCTGGGGATCCCCCTGCCGAGGACGGAGGGCCCCCAGCAGCCCTGA
- the ARMC7 gene encoding armadillo repeat-containing protein 7 isoform X2 translates to MAQKPKVDPHVGRLGYLQALVTEFQQTQSQDAKEQVLANLANFAYDPGNYQYLRQLQVLDLFLDSLSEENETLVEFAIGICTVMKGPRRVRKPGLETRGRGS, encoded by the exons ATGGCCCAGAAGCCGAAGGTAGACCCCCACGTCGGTCGGCTGGGGTACCTGCAGGCGCTGGTCACGGAATTCCAGCAGACGCAGAGCCAAG ACGCCAAGGAGCAAGTGCTGGCCAACCTCGCCAACTTCGCCTATGACCCCGGTAACTACCAGTATCTGCGGCAACTGCAGGTCTTGGATTTATTCCTCGATTCGCTGTCGGAAGAGAATGAGACCCTGGTGGAGTTTGCTATTG GTATTTGCACTGTGATGAAAGGCCCCAGACGAGTGAGGAAGCCAGGTCTTGAGACGCGTGGACGGGGAAGTTGA
- the ARMC7 gene encoding armadillo repeat-containing protein 7 isoform X3 gives MAQKPKVDPHVGRLGYLQALVTEFQQTQSQDAKEQVLANLANFAYDPGNYQYLRQLQVLDLFLDSLSEENETLVEFAIERTLDQAPRT, from the exons ATGGCCCAGAAGCCGAAGGTAGACCCCCACGTCGGTCGGCTGGGGTACCTGCAGGCGCTGGTCACGGAATTCCAGCAGACGCAGAGCCAAG ACGCCAAGGAGCAAGTGCTGGCCAACCTCGCCAACTTCGCCTATGACCCCGGTAACTACCAGTATCTGCGGCAACTGCAGGTCTTGGATTTATTCCTCGATTCGCTGTCGGAAGAGAATGAGACCCTGGTGGAGTTTGCTATTG AGCGCACCCTGGACCAGGCACCCCGGACGTGA
- the NT5C gene encoding 5'(3')-deoxyribonucleotidase, cytosolic type, translating into MRTPAGRARPVRVLVDMDGVLADFEAGLLRGFLQRFPGEPHVPLEERRGFFANEQYRALRPDLADKVASVYEAPGFFLDLEPIPGALEAMREMNDMQDTQVFICTSPLMKYDHCVQEKYHWVEKHLGPQFVERIILTSDKTVISGDLLIDDKEVIQGHEETPSWEHILFTCCHNQHLALPPPRRRLRSWSDNWREIIDSKRRALPPDPDGLGLPQQ; encoded by the exons ATGAGGACGCCGGCGGGGCGCGCGCGGCCCGTGCGGGTGCTGGTGGACATGGACGGCGTGCTGGCGGACTTCGAGGCCGGCCTGCTGCGGGGCTTCCTCCAGCGGTTCCCCGGGGAGCCGCACGTGCCGCTGGAGGAGCGCCGCGGCTTCTTCGCGAACGAGCAGTACCGGGCGCTGCGCCCCGACCTGGCG GACAAAGTGGCCAGTGTGTATGAAGCCCCAGGCTTTTTCCTAGACTTGGAGCCCATCCCTGGAGCCTTGGAAGCCATGCGGGAGATGAATGACATGCAGGA CACCCAGGTCTTCATCTGCACAAGCCCTCTGATGAAGTACGACCACTGTGTGCAGGAGAAG TACCACTGGGTGGAGAAGCACCTGGGACCCCAGTTTGTGGAGCGCATTATCTTGACGAGCGACAAGACAGTGATCTCGGGGGACCTACTCATTGATGACAAGGAGGTCATTCAAG GCCACGAGGAGACCCCCAGCTGGGAGCACATCCTGTTCACCTGCTGCCACAACCAGCACCTGGCCCTGCCCCCGCCTCGGAGACGGCTGCGCTCCTGGAGCGACAACTGGAGGGAGATTATAGACAGCAAGCGGCGAGCCCTGCCGCCGGACCCCGACGGCCTGGGGTTGCCCCAGCAGTGA